Sequence from the Microplitis demolitor isolate Queensland-Clemson2020A chromosome 2, iyMicDemo2.1a, whole genome shotgun sequence genome:
TCAAATGTATGtaagaatatataaaactttttttttaacattgaggtaataaaataatgtaatgtGCGCTAAGTGATGTTTAATCCCCATTGAAAATCCAATTACCTGATAACTAGATTTAGCACGTGTgcacataataattaatacaaatatttataatctcaatatataatataattgcaAGTAATTATAAACCTATACGTGGTCTGTGATGTGAATATGATTAAAGACTGATTGGAttagagtttatttttaaaaaattcaattcgtTTAAATCCAAGGTAAGTAAGCGAATCGCCGAGTTTCATTTATTTGTCacgtgaaatttatttaaacaaattaaaaaaatattaaaagtcttttgattttttgcaATGTAAGTGGAGGTAAGTTAAAATGAAacacaggaaaaaaataagacaGCATGTtagatacaaataaaaaaaaatttttttttttttttttcaaagtttaattacggtttatagaaaaaaaaaaaaaaacagggcTAATTGATCAGTTCAAAGAGTGTGgccaatttaaaatattgaataaggAGTTGACTGAAATTACGTAACAGACTTAGGATTACTTATTGACCTTCACCCTCCATATGTAACAAAtcgtattaaaatattaccCTCTCCCCTTCTCTTGTTTCTTGTACTgtactcaattatatttttatcgttgaAAGTTTCAGATcatgtttgaattattttgcaaTTATTGACTGATGGCAGTAATACGAACTTGTAGTGGAATGGAAAAAATagagtattaattattataatgtttacttatcatcaaaattatttaaatatatgaactatcataaaattttagttacgAGTTTATAAATTACGCCCGTCCGTATACCATAACAAATAGTAACAAACTGGTTTGACTCCCCGCTATCcttaaatttgttaataaattcgGAGCGATCGTAATTCGACCAAGGAGTTGTAAATGcgagatataaatataatttgttattatatttaaagttaGCGCGATACCAGAAACATTTCAGAACTTCACAGCTAATTAGCGCGAAAAACTGACCTCAACAAAAGTCAACTTTTGATCTATTCGTCCAATTCATTATTCAAGTACGgctaacaaaattaattattttttttgcaatctgTTTTTCTATTGAcaactgaaaaaaaacaaactgtGAGATAAAATGGGTTGCTATTGAGGAGTCTGAACTTTTTTCGCTATCACATTCAAGTCGATGAACAGTATACTATAGTAGATAAAAAGATATATCCTCGTTGCATATGAGCAATAAATAGAAACTTTATCCACGTTTTTCTcttgaacaaataaatatttttgaaaaattaaaatgttggTTGCTAGAATATAGAGTGAAGCATCGAgccttatttaattttgagtttAGAGAATTTGTTTGAGAAAAGCTTAAACATATATTACTGTAAACctgacttaaaaaattttttcttacaatcatagcttattttatttcagaatcAACTTTTATCAGCTTTCAATAGCAAATCAAATGAATGGTAATATAGCAAACacaagacaaatttaaaattagggAAGGAAGGAGGCACAATGTGTCCTTGGGGGCAAAGTGGGcccctcaaaattttctatacgtcAATAAATTCGGACGGATAATAAActtatcgaaattttttgtgtaatgAGGGCTAAAATATACCACTAAAACTGTCCATTAACCCTTCGGAACCATCGTGTAGAGAGATTCTCTCACACTTcctttaaaatgtttttttttctaaattgaaATGGAATGACcccctgaaatttttttttattttactaaaaattaaatgctctaaatgatactaaaaaaacaaaattttttaaacttgaaaaataaagaaaaaaaattatttgttcatCAACTGTGAGAGTTTCTCTCATCGCGCGAGTTAAGTcagacacaaaaaaaattgctgttCATATTACTTCGTTTTATCTCGGCTGTCTCCGTGGTATCTAGCCGccattttaaatgtatatagatatacaaataaacAGTATTCCAAAAGTTGTTTACAAGTGTACCTGTATACCAGTATTATAATcaagataaaaaatgtaataatttctaaataattatttataaaaaacaatttataaataattattatttaatttttagtattcaaacacataatattttatgttgtattttacttgatatataacctaaaattatttaaatattttttaaatttcgctcTTCGCGCTTGCGCAATAGGCGTGAGATTTTCTCTCATCGCGATAGCAATGACTGTGGTACGAGAGGCGTATGTTCTGAAgggttaaatataatttattgagaaagtcaaagataataaaattacctttTAAAGTTATATCGCAACAGACTATTCAAATTacctttttatattaaaaacataCAATTGTCCTATATTTACTTGCAAATATCACACGTGCAGCTTCACACAACTTTGTTATGAACACCGGGACATGAATTATAGGCCTAATTTTTACATTGGCCACATTGATTCTATGGCCCTAAAGATTCTGACTATATAATTTgccataaaaaatacaaactgTATCATTCAACGATTGTTTTTATCtgctttttctttttctctttcctTTGATTGTTGTCTTCTCCGTCGTTTCTATATGAAATCCGAAATTTTTTGGAGGACTCACTTTGCccctaattttcgattttttaactttaatttagtaaacaaaaaaatgactgaTCCTaatcctataattttttaaattattaacccTAAATATCAAAAAGGGCAAAATGAAGACCAATCCCAGTAGCGCACtctaacaataaaaatatcaaacgaCAATTACCCCCACTCAATAAGTAAGCGCtctatagtaaaaattaccatcagAGTAAATTCGCTGATGACGGAACTGAACACTAGATATAAATAAGCGCAAGCGCAccaaatagttataaaaaaaattacaggaaTGGTTTGGAACAGAACCGTTGGTTCGATTGTGTCgctttcaaactttttttctgtcgGCTCGGCAAATGTCGGCCTGCAAACAAAACGTTGCGTCCCTAACCTGCCGCCAATATCTGATCCCAAGTGTTTTTAACTATCGCAGTTGTTGTCATTGTTACTGTCGCTGtacgtaattattattatttattcaaataatttttattaaaaactgttaaatttaaaaattatatagaatttaaaactgataaataattatttgaattgtaGCTCGTGGTGATCTGATCATCCACAATGGATGATGATGTGGTGGAGCTGAATAACATTGAAAATCTCTGTAGACTTTGTCTATCAACAGAGGATCCAAAGTCTCCAATATTCGGGCTCCAGGAGTCTCCAGTTTCGCtggttgaaaaaattcaggcttGCCTATCAATCgaggtaatttattatttggtatttaaatattctatcATCTCTGTGCTGAGTCTTGTCTCCAACATCAATAACTGAACCAAACATTTcatcataaaacaaaatgacGCCCAGCCATCTTTTActcaattgttattttaataattattgtttttttttatggattacAGATATTGTTGACAgataaattatcaaagttAATATGTATAAATTGCCTGAAAAGTGTTAATCAGTGGCATAATTACAAGGAATCATGTCTCAAGTCACAGGAAAAACTCCAGCGATGGCTTGTCAAGCAAATTAATTCTTCTGTTGCTGTTGtaagttttgtttttatttttttttaaatggtaaAATTATTGACACATTTTTATGATGAAGCCAACTGACAGCTgacagttattttttattttatgtcagctaatttttaaatgattttgaagttagccgacaattaacaattttctcatttttttttttcaacgaaaaaaaaaaaactaaaaatatgcacatgtagaaaattaaaaaaatcgtcGGTGCAATTCTtggaaatactttttttttattttatcgcgtttaaaaaaatccaaaatatttaaacgtcggctaatttcagtattttaatttttcaatttaatgcttggttggattttttattcgattgtcaaaaaatttgataattcgaaaattgacgAATTCGtacgttttattaaaaatttttttattattaataatagaaaaaaaatctacttactttgcaataataaatatgatcctgaagtcagtagacaattaaaaattttcagttttttttttaaccaatcaattaaaaaaaaaaaaaaaaactaaaaatatgcacatgtagaaaattaaaaaaactataactgcaattttttcaaatatttttttttttataatttattaatttaaaaaacaatcaaaaaattattagatgtctgctaacttcagaatcatataaattttgaaatttataatttttttaaattgcaatagaggattttttgaattcgctctattttttgttcattgaaaaatgaagtgcgcaaaactaaaaaaaaaattttgcatgaaattttcaattggaaacaattttttttgttttttataattaaaaatttgaaaaaattaattgaggcaataatttttgtatttttattaatcaataattcattgaaaaaaaatatttatgaaattactattcaatttttcatcaacgctctcaaaaaaatttttgattttctagttagctaaatgtttttttttttttttttttttttttttttcctcaacggttaaattgaaaaaattaaaattttttcaaactcaatgcacgataagtttttttttttttaattaaaaatacacttTGTAGTGAGCTTCGAATATTTTATCAGTTCCTCTATCATTTTATcgcttacataaaaaaaacaaaaacaagaaaaatttaaatattaaaattattagtatctGTCGACTTTTCATAACAATTTTATCACCAGCTAGAAAAGTCTataggatttaaaaaaagaatatacatttttttctttctaattATTCTCaaaactaattatatttttagaaaaattccgaacataaaaaattgatcgaatgaaaaaaaatataaagttgaaatttatgatctagttagcagacaattaccAACTTCCGGtttgttttttcaacaaaccaaaaaaaaaaaaattaaaaatgcgtACATgcagaaaacaaaaaaagaaaaaaaactacagcaactttttaaaatatttttttttttattatttatcgttttCCAAAATGATACAGAAATCAGCCGATgtctagtaatttttgaattttttcaaaaacaataaattaaaaaaaaaatatttcaaaaaattgcacttatagttttttaaattttctacatgtgtatatttttaaattaaatttttaaaaaaaatttcaaaaatttttaatcctctGCTTACTTTaagatcatttttaaaaaaatcaaaaaattattagacgtcggctatcTTCAGGatcattgaaattttcttatcaaaaatatttttttttttttttttaaataaataaaaatgattttttttagttgcaaTTTTGTCCCTCATTAAagttatgatcctgaagttagcaaccaattaataatttcaaatttttcttcctccaatttaaaaaaaaaaaaaaactaaaaaaaaatgcacatgtagaaaattaaaaaaactacaagtgcaatttttcaaaatattcttttttttatcgtatcattttcaaaaataaaaaaattagtaaacatgcgctaacttcagtatcatttacAATTTAAGCAGCaactttttcatatttaataagtcatattaacaaaatatacattttacaaaCAGGTCGCAACAATAAAGCCCGAGCCTCTGGACATAGAAGTGTACGAAGACAATATCGAGATCGTTGAAATGTCCGAAGATGAATTGCAAAACGAGTTATCAAACCGTAGTACAGAATCACCAAACGATAACGCTCTTCCAGAATTAGCAATACGTGGAAGCCGTCGTAGATTAGACATAAATTTACACAACAACACAGGTAaagataacaataaatatataaaatcatataaccAACGTATAGTATCagataataatgatgaaataaaattagaacCAACTGACGACGACGAGGACGATATCGATTGTAATGTTGATGTTGAGTCAATAAACGAAAATGACAATGAAGGTGAACTATTACTAAATCCAATGGCACTCGGTGCCAGCAAAAACATGGAACCAGACTCTACCCAAAAATTTAACGTACgtgcggtaaaaaaaaaagtccgcCGTGGGCCGCACACTCATTTCCGAGGCCCAAAAGTATTCAAACGTCGGTGTCCTCATTGCCAGCTGACATTGCACTCAAAATCCTCATACGCACGTCACATAAATCGTTATCATAACGACGCCCAACTTCCGTCAGCAGTGACGGCCGTCAATAATTCCATTGGAGGAAATTCTCAACAGCACCAGGTACCACACAACGGACTTCCCTATTCAAAAGACGACGACAATTCAGCAGCCGAAGAAATAGAAGACGTCGAAGACGAGCTGGTGAGTCTGGAAAAAGACGCGCCGTTGACTCAAGTCCAAGAGTCAATTATCAGTCAACTGAAAACCTTTTCTTGCTACGCCTGCCAGCAATCATTCAATGACAGGCGCAGTACATTAAATCACATACGTCAGCACATGCCCGACTTGAGACCCTACACATGCATCGCATGTCTCACTGAGTTTCCCGATCGTTCGATTTACAAACTACACTGCGGCGCTTCATTTGAATGCGCGATGAAAATAGCACTCGTGGTACCCAAACACGgtacagaaaaatatttcacatgTAACATGTGTTTGAGACCGATGCCGAACCGCAAAGAACTGATAAGTCATCTGTCAAAACACTCAGATCGTCAGTACGAGCAATTGACAGCACCGCCAGGCACCACCGGTTCAAAAAAACCGCCAAAATTAAAACCCATTGGTTCTAATTCTGGATCCGCGAATGCTTCaacttcaaattcaaatttaaattcaaattctgcaGTCGCTAAATCAACAGCTGCCGTTTCGACTACAATCGGACCCTACAGAAATGGAGACCCAGCTCACAACCACACCTGCGATTACTGCGGTATGATCTATCGATACAAACCCAATATGATAAAACACCAAGACTTGTGCAAACGTTTGCCTCCAGAGGAACGAACTTCTTATCGCTGCGTCCACTGCGGAATGACATTTTTGGTGTTCAAAAAATTCCAGTCCCACATTACCACTGAACACAACAAGAaagaattaatttgttttgtaTGTAATGGCAAATTCCGGTACTCGAATGAATATTTGATCCACCACCAGAAGCATCGGATGATAAACAAAGCCGCAGAAACTCACGCGTTGAATCACTGGAACAAAACGGTGACGATGAAATATGGCTGCGCTGTTTGTCCAGAGCAATTTGACACCAAGGCAGAGCTGAATGACCACCGGTCAGTTCATCTgaagctaaaaatattttcctgcAGCATTTGCCGGCGTATGTTCGGAAATTCTCAGTCGCTGCAGGAACACGTCAATGAAGACCACGCACTTGAAGTAGACCCAAATATATCAGCAATTGATTTTCTTGACCAAAGCACTGAGTTGCCAAACACCAGTGGCTGGTCCGTGAACACTGACCCGGGGGTGCGCAGTACCGAGTGCACGATTTGCGGGAAAGTATTTGCGAATTATCCGAACTTACGTCGGCACATTCGTTCGGTTCATGCTGCCGATGAACGTTTCAATTGCAACAAGTGTTCCAAGACATTTAGTAACGACGCTGAGTTGAGTGAACACACTGACAGCGCACATGCTGAGCAGGTCACCAACCGCTGCAACTACTGCAAGAAAAAGTTTGACAGCAAGCATGGGCTCGACGTCCATCAGCGCAACGCTCACGGAATAACTGACAGCAAATTGGCCTGCGATATCTGCGGCAAAGAATTCGGGAACGAGACGTCTCTGAAAATCCATCGCGGCCATCACTTCCGGCGCGACTCGCGACTCAGTATCCGGAACATGCCCCACCCGATGGACCAGGTCCAGGTTGAAATAAACGAAGCAGAACCGGAAGTTGACATCAGTACCCGACCCGGACGGGCTAGAAAATCTCTGTCGAATACGTCGTTGTCTTCATCGCCGAAAAGTTCATCGGAATTAAAGTGTCAAGTTTGCGATGACAAATTCACTGACGTCCACGATCTGCGTAAGCATCTTTGGGATGTCCATTGCGCTAAAAATAAACCCGAGAAATCTTTTACTGATGACAACAATTTGCAATGCGAATTGTGTACGAATGTCCTGCCGGATGACAAGAGTCT
This genomic interval carries:
- the LOC103568436 gene encoding zinc finger protein 62 homolog isoform X2; this translates as MDDDVVELNNIENLCRLCLSTEDPKSPIFGLQESPVSLVEKIQACLSIEILLTDKLSKLICINCLKSVNQWHNYKESCLKSQEKLQRWLVKQINSSVAVVATIKPEPLDIEVYEDNIEIVEMSEDELQNELSNRSTESPNDNALPELAIRGSRRRLDINLHNNTEPTDDDEDDIDCNVDVESINENDNEGELLLNPMALGASKNMEPDSTQKFNVRAVKKKVRRGPHTHFRGPKVFKRRCPHCQLTLHSKSSYARHINRYHNDAQLPSAVTAVNNSIGGNSQQHQVPHNGLPYSKDDDNSAAEEIEDVEDELVSLEKDAPLTQVQESIISQLKTFSCYACQQSFNDRRSTLNHIRQHMPDLRPYTCIACLTEFPDRSIYKLHCGASFECAMKIALVVPKHGTEKYFTCNMCLRPMPNRKELISHLSKHSDRQYEQLTAPPGTTGSKKPPKLKPIGSNSGSANASTSNSNLNSNSAVAKSTAAVSTTIGPYRNGDPAHNHTCDYCGMIYRYKPNMIKHQDLCKRLPPEERTSYRCVHCGMTFLVFKKFQSHITTEHNKKELICFVCNGKFRYSNEYLIHHQKHRMINKAAETHALNHWNKTVTMKYGCAVCPEQFDTKAELNDHRSVHLKLKIFSCSICRRMFGNSQSLQEHVNEDHALEVDPNISAIDFLDQSTELPNTSGWSVNTDPGVRSTECTICGKVFANYPNLRRHIRSVHAADERFNCNKCSKTFSNDAELSEHTDSAHAEQVTNRCNYCKKKFDSKHGLDVHQRNAHGITDSKLACDICGKEFGNETSLKIHRGHHFRRDSRLSIRNMPHPMDQVQVEINEAEPEVDISTRPGRARKSLSNTSLSSSPKSSSELKCQVCDDKFTDVHDLRKHLWDVHCAKNKPEKSFTDDNNLQCELCTNVLPDDKSLEEHMKWHKDNPILSDGLQRPVDISCDVCGKFYSSTKALWKHKKLHSKTGVTIKFQSVKKSQPAQYPCPVCRKVFGNETSMKKHKAAAHYARRSISVVTTTTPKVTSRKSSHDDEVKPKRPKLDFDIIRKAYNLEPNNYNAEVSGGPSNSKKPVSCGICKKLLPSMNSLYKHRQNVHKNFSKSLDNNDDNSARAHNDHDNDDEAIVDKSRVPCTECDKIFSNMSNMKQHLTKVHGNGNKYYCSADGCNQLFNSPLAKQLHEKSHMNVLYRCTICSRHMFLRSAIIQHLVTEHKNDYSPGTEKSLYKKTDLSNYQVHGAEGRVCPICNITYPNIKAMKIHYVKIHENS
- the LOC103568436 gene encoding zinc finger protein 62 homolog isoform X1, whose protein sequence is MDDDVVELNNIENLCRLCLSTEDPKSPIFGLQESPVSLVEKIQACLSIEILLTDKLSKLICINCLKSVNQWHNYKESCLKSQEKLQRWLVKQINSSVAVVATIKPEPLDIEVYEDNIEIVEMSEDELQNELSNRSTESPNDNALPELAIRGSRRRLDINLHNNTGKDNNKYIKSYNQRIVSDNNDEIKLEPTDDDEDDIDCNVDVESINENDNEGELLLNPMALGASKNMEPDSTQKFNVRAVKKKVRRGPHTHFRGPKVFKRRCPHCQLTLHSKSSYARHINRYHNDAQLPSAVTAVNNSIGGNSQQHQVPHNGLPYSKDDDNSAAEEIEDVEDELVSLEKDAPLTQVQESIISQLKTFSCYACQQSFNDRRSTLNHIRQHMPDLRPYTCIACLTEFPDRSIYKLHCGASFECAMKIALVVPKHGTEKYFTCNMCLRPMPNRKELISHLSKHSDRQYEQLTAPPGTTGSKKPPKLKPIGSNSGSANASTSNSNLNSNSAVAKSTAAVSTTIGPYRNGDPAHNHTCDYCGMIYRYKPNMIKHQDLCKRLPPEERTSYRCVHCGMTFLVFKKFQSHITTEHNKKELICFVCNGKFRYSNEYLIHHQKHRMINKAAETHALNHWNKTVTMKYGCAVCPEQFDTKAELNDHRSVHLKLKIFSCSICRRMFGNSQSLQEHVNEDHALEVDPNISAIDFLDQSTELPNTSGWSVNTDPGVRSTECTICGKVFANYPNLRRHIRSVHAADERFNCNKCSKTFSNDAELSEHTDSAHAEQVTNRCNYCKKKFDSKHGLDVHQRNAHGITDSKLACDICGKEFGNETSLKIHRGHHFRRDSRLSIRNMPHPMDQVQVEINEAEPEVDISTRPGRARKSLSNTSLSSSPKSSSELKCQVCDDKFTDVHDLRKHLWDVHCAKNKPEKSFTDDNNLQCELCTNVLPDDKSLEEHMKWHKDNPILSDGLQRPVDISCDVCGKFYSSTKALWKHKKLHSKTGVTIKFQSVKKSQPAQYPCPVCRKVFGNETSMKKHKAAAHYARRSISVVTTTTPKVTSRKSSHDDEVKPKRPKLDFDIIRKAYNLEPNNYNAEVSGGPSNSKKPVSCGICKKLLPSMNSLYKHRQNVHKNFSKSLDNNDDNSARAHNDHDNDDEAIVDKSRVPCTECDKIFSNMSNMKQHLTKVHGNGNKYYCSADGCNQLFNSPLAKQLHEKSHMNVLYRCTICSRHMFLRSAIIQHLVTEHKNDYSPGTEKSLYKKTDLSNYQVHGAEGRVCPICNITYPNIKAMKIHYVKIHENS